The following coding sequences are from one Candidatus Thorarchaeota archaeon window:
- a CDS encoding amylo-alpha-1,6-glucosidase, translated as MLKDADLRLNRAVTFEWLSTNGLGGYASSTIVGLNTRGYHGLMVAALNPPVDRWLTLSRLDEVVITPKEEYNLSTEQTEEGVTHRGYRMLKGFALNPLPTMTYCTGAVTLKKTVFMPYRRNITTVSYEISTNDEIVFTVTPLHTNRGLHTRPTYLDFTPQYEPVNEHSYYAFDERLSSPWMYCWTPDAEFSPSKIRVTEPQVYRRDKAMGLPHKEQLWIPGVFHTVLEPGEHYLSFLFAAGPSRKDLTRDLGPLMKATRKDFLKLRFDELRRRKVLNDRAYALTDKPREEDIEWLVFNADSFIVDRATSRSRSVIAGYHHLEDIGLDSLISLPGLTISLGRFNDAREILKTYARHSRYGLVPNDFPQRGIQPEYDSVDASLWYILAVWHYVKSTTDTEFLSGIIWDTLESIISAYRMGTKYNIHEDVDGLICSGIEGVEVSWMNERIGNWVATPRIGKCVEVNALWFNALMAMGEMNEMRGYDPYEYLAVAQWVREAFIQTFWDDELKYLYDVVSDEKVDKSIRPNQIFSIALPFNLLDKERAEAVLKVVTDELLTPYGLRTLSPRDPRFARAVTGGPKSRAGAVHQGAVHPWLIGPYISAYLKVKGKTKENIKYADKHFFRPVLDTIRTGCLGTISDMFDGSKPYRDRGCVSRARSVAELLRIYFEEL; from the coding sequence GTGTTAAAAGATGCAGACCTCAGACTGAACAGAGCCGTCACATTTGAATGGCTTAGCACAAATGGTCTTGGAGGGTATGCGTCATCGACAATTGTAGGTCTCAACACCCGAGGCTATCACGGGCTGATGGTCGCAGCCCTCAACCCACCAGTTGATCGCTGGCTCACACTCTCGCGACTGGATGAAGTGGTGATTACTCCCAAGGAAGAATACAATCTGTCTACTGAACAGACAGAAGAGGGAGTCACCCACCGCGGCTATCGGATGCTAAAGGGGTTCGCCCTCAACCCGCTGCCCACAATGACGTACTGTACAGGCGCAGTGACCCTGAAGAAGACCGTATTCATGCCCTATCGGCGTAACATCACAACCGTGAGCTATGAGATCTCAACAAACGATGAGATCGTCTTTACAGTGACCCCGCTTCACACAAACAGAGGTCTCCACACTCGACCCACATATCTTGACTTTACTCCTCAGTATGAACCAGTCAATGAACACTCGTACTACGCATTTGATGAGAGACTAAGCAGTCCGTGGATGTATTGTTGGACCCCAGATGCCGAGTTCTCTCCGAGTAAGATCCGAGTCACCGAACCACAGGTCTATCGACGCGACAAGGCCATGGGACTGCCACATAAGGAACAGCTCTGGATCCCCGGCGTCTTTCACACGGTTCTTGAGCCCGGTGAGCATTACCTCTCTTTTCTATTTGCAGCAGGCCCCTCACGAAAGGACCTCACACGCGATCTCGGCCCATTGATGAAGGCGACCCGCAAGGACTTTCTCAAACTTCGCTTTGACGAGCTTCGCCGACGAAAAGTTCTCAACGACCGTGCCTATGCTCTGACGGACAAGCCTCGTGAGGAGGATATCGAATGGCTTGTGTTCAATGCGGACTCGTTCATTGTTGATCGGGCGACCTCTCGTTCGCGCTCGGTCATAGCCGGATACCATCATCTTGAGGACATTGGTCTTGACTCACTGATATCATTGCCGGGTCTGACGATCTCACTGGGACGGTTTAATGATGCACGAGAGATCCTGAAGACATACGCACGCCATTCACGCTACGGACTCGTTCCAAACGACTTTCCTCAGAGAGGTATCCAACCTGAGTACGATAGTGTAGATGCCTCGCTCTGGTATATCCTTGCGGTCTGGCATTATGTGAAGTCAACAACTGATACCGAATTCCTTTCAGGAATAATCTGGGACACTCTTGAATCAATAATCAGCGCATATCGAATGGGCACCAAGTACAATATCCACGAGGATGTTGACGGACTCATCTGTTCAGGAATTGAGGGAGTCGAGGTCTCGTGGATGAATGAACGTATTGGAAACTGGGTTGCGACTCCGCGGATAGGAAAGTGCGTGGAGGTCAACGCGCTCTGGTTCAATGCCCTCATGGCCATGGGCGAGATGAATGAGATGCGGGGGTATGATCCTTACGAGTACCTTGCAGTCGCGCAGTGGGTGCGAGAGGCATTCATCCAGACCTTCTGGGATGACGAATTAAAATATCTATACGATGTGGTCAGTGATGAGAAGGTGGACAAGTCCATCAGACCAAATCAGATCTTCTCTATTGCTCTACCCTTCAATCTCTTAGACAAAGAGAGGGCTGAGGCAGTTCTCAAGGTCGTCACTGATGAGTTACTGACACCATATGGACTTCGAACACTATCCCCACGAGATCCGCGTTTTGCACGAGCAGTGACCGGCGGACCAAAGAGCAGAGCTGGAGCAGTCCATCAGGGTGCCGTCCATCCGTGGCTCATCGGCCCATATATCTCTGCATACTTGAAGGTCAAAGGCAAGACAAAAGAAAATATAAAATATGCGGACAAACACTTTTTCCGGCCAGTGCTGGACACCATTCGCACAGGTTGCCTTGGTACCATATCCGACATGTTTGACGGATCAAAGCCATACCGGGATCGAGGCTGCGTATCGCGGGCCAGATCGGTCGCTGAACTGTTACGGATCTATTTCGAAGAACTTTGA